One window from the genome of Macrobrachium rosenbergii isolate ZJJX-2024 chromosome 2, ASM4041242v1, whole genome shotgun sequence encodes:
- the LOC136842620 gene encoding KRAB-A domain-containing protein 2-like gives MESKKSLFQTKLLESEENKATNSSSLFPLEEYERVISRLNELKQSNPTKTKQDYRLLQKYEILEVTIEGTTVQKLQKKGTQLRFVCAEDVFDVLLAIHRIIGHGGRTSMCKATKEKYANISRDQITLFLQYCEECQPKKSSVRKCVVVKPIVSNSMNSRAQVDLIDMQSQPDGEVPFHFQLPGSLDQDDMPSSPTD, from the exons ATGGAAAGTAAGAAAAGTCTTTTCCAAACAAAACTTCTAGAGTCTGAAGAAAACAAAGCTACAAATAGTTCAAGTTTATTTCCCCTGGAAGAATACGAACGAGTAATTAGTCGCCTGAATGAACTTAAACAATCTAATCCTACGAAGACTAAGCAGGATTATCGtttgttacaaaaatatgaaatactggaGGTCACAATTGAGGGTACCACCGTGCAAAAGTTGCAGAAGAAAGGAACTCAGCTGCGATTCGTTTGTGCTGAAGATGTGTTTGATGTACTTCTAGCTATTCATCGCATAATTGGCCACGGAGGAAGAACTAGTATGTGTAAGGcaaccaaagaaaaatatgcaaacatttcaCGTGATCAGATAACGCTGTTCTTGCAGTATTGTGAGGAATGTCAGCCAAAGAAAAGTAGTGTGCGGAAGTGTGTGGTTGTCAAGCCAATCGTCTCGAACAGCATGAATTCTCGAGCTCAG GTTGACTTGATTGATATGCAGAGTCAACCAGATGGGGAAGTAccgtttcattttcaattaccAGGATCACTTGACCAAGATGATATGCCTTCGAGCCCTACAGACTAA